The Pungitius pungitius chromosome 14, fPunPun2.1, whole genome shotgun sequence genome contains the following window.
taaaaaaaattcaaagtcTCCAGTTCAACGCATTCAGAAACACAATTTCACACCGTTTttgtgtgagacacacaccAACGGTAAGGCATCTATTGTAAAAGCTAAAGctaatgacaaacaaaacatcTAGAAGAAAGGTGAGTGTTCAGATGGGTTTGCATAGTGTGCAGAGGACCCTGCACGGACAGTTTGACAGCAGAGGTGTGTGAGGCCTGAGTCAAGTTTATCAATGATAGTGTATTTGGGTGCCTGGTAACGGCTGCCTCCTACTCTGCTGTTTTTGGAAGAGTTGAATGTTTCATGTACAACAGCTTGAATCACATTCCTTTTACTGGAATGGTTTCATTTCCAGTGACGTTGAGGGCGAATAAGGACATACTGatttggtttcccccccccccccctgcaaaaaGGCTGCATTGTCCGATGGTGTGGGCTGCAGTACATCACAGTATTGGGACACTTTAGATTTCCACTCCactttcaaagctattttaCCCAGCAAGGATGCATGTGTGTAACCACACAAACAGCAAAAGCAGGAACCAGTTGCAAAGGTTCCAGTCTCTCCACACTCCAAAGTTCTTGTGATATTGGAAAATATCTCAAGTGGTGGACAAGTTTGCTCATGTCAGAAAATTACACcagatagaagaaaaaaatgctcaaaataaaagcaactttATCAAAGACTAATTCCCCAATCAAATGAGCATTATTGACTTATTCACCTGCTGCAGGTAATGCATATAAATAGTATGATAATGAACTCATTTATTGAAGCATGTTTTGACAAcagctcaacaaaaaaacaataatccaGTGACAGCCGAGCTGCTGATAAGATCCTTTGTGGATATGGCCCCTGATGTGTAAACAATCGCGAACCTTTGCAACAGTGAAACCTCATTCCTTATATGCATACCGTAATAAGTAACCAACCAGTGtcaacatcaacaacacacaCCCTTGCTCTGGCTGCAACACGTAGAATACACATTATGGCGGTATGCGGCTTTAGAACAAGGCACAAGTAGGAATGATAAATCTGGCATCGGCACAGGGGTTATGTGGCATCAGGTCTCGCGGTTCGGAGTGACTGGGATTTAACGGTTGCTCCTCATGGCCTCCTTGGCTGCCAGGATGAGCGGAGTGAGGCTGGACAGAGGCTTGGCCAGCTTCAGGAATGGGTGCTGCAGACAGACGGACGAAACACAAGGAATAACGTGTTGACAAATCAAGTGCTTTTTCTGGAGTAACTCACATCAGTTACCTACAAACCGTACGAAGGAAACAACGTTAGTTCTCTAAACGCAGACTTTTTCAAGAGGTTATCTTTGATTTAAGGATATTGAAATGGATATTTTCCAGTATTTTGTAGACCAGGATGTGTCGTTTTTCTTTGCGTCATaaatggtttaatgattttgtttgCTTTGGGGACGTTGGTCGGACAAACCACAGTTAATGAGAGCACATTTGGCTCTCAATAATCTTATTGGGCATTTCTCataacttttaaaaacaattcttagacaagaacaaaacaatttaatgaTAAATAATGATCAACGACCTGCAGATTAATTGACAATGAAAATAATCTTCAGCAGCAGCCCCAACATGTGTTACTCTTTTAAGAGGAATACATTGATTTATTGAGTGTGTATTCTCCTTTTACCTGCAGCAGTTCTCTCCCTGATCCTCGTTTCTCCACATCCATCTCCAGACAGCGGGACAGGAAGGATCTGAAGACAGGAGACAGCTTCTCCGGACTCTGCAGCTCAGGAGTCCCATTGGTGGCGATTAAATATAAGGCCTAAATCGAGCATAATATCATGGTGAGAAAAGCAATCTTGAAGTAATCCAGCTACCGATCAGTGTTTCCACCCATGTTTACAGCTTTATCTGTCCGCATGATATAACGTTAGGGGAAGCTTTCTTGACTTGAGTTAAATGGGATCTCACTCTTACTACAATGGCCGAAAATCGACCCCTTCAAGACAACTAAGGTCATTAATAAGTATGGTTTTCCATTataaagctaaagcatttcctGCTCCCAGCATTTTGGATTTGaggagtttatttttttgtgcctAACAATAATTcagattaaatatatttatgccAGCAACTTGAAGGCCAGGAAATAATTAATACTGAGAGGGCATTTATCtaatattttataaatgtaaaatacaaattgaacaaaaaatgtatggtattgaaaaaaaaaaaaaaaagaaagccggCCGTCCATTGTTTCTTCCAACACACTCACCCTGAGAGGGTTCTCGTTGAGATATGGAGGCTCTCCCTCCACCATCTCTATGGCCATGATCCCCAGAGACCAAATGTCCACTTTGGGCCCGTAGGCTTTCCTGGTCACCACCTCTGGAGCCATCCAGTACGGGGTCCCCACCATGGTGCTACGTTTGCTCTGCTCCGGAGTGATCTGGGCGCAGAAGCCAAAGTCGGCTGcgaggagagggaaagaaaacgtGGCCGTAGATCAGATATGTGCAACATTCAAATGTACAATCTACAAGCGTTTGTGAATCTGTGCATGTTTGCACGCAGTCTCTCCCTCACTGAGTTTGACTGATCCGTCCATGCCCAGCAATACGTTGTCACTCTTGATGTCTCGGTGGATGACCTGGTTGGCGTGAAGAAACTCCAGAGCCTGGAGGACCTGGACGCAGAGAGGGAGTAGTGTTAGGACTCCCAAAAGCAAGTGGGAGGAGAGGCCTATTCACTCCTTTTCTTTCACAATATTCCACTGACCTACAGGTGGCATCAATgtacaaagcccccccccccccagcaattTCCCAACAAAAAGTATGGAAGACGAAGAAGATTTCAACATAGTAAACATTCAGACACTTTGACGGGTCTCGCTGGAAGGTTTATAGAGAATCCTACTTCTCTGCAGACTGCTGCGATCTGAGCCTCGTCCATACACGTCTCCGTCACAACATCGGTTAGGGAGCCACCAGCCAGATACTCCATCACCACAAACAGCTCGTCTCCTACGAGGaaactaaaaaacacacagagtcaTATCCACAAAGCAGTGAACTGGGAGCTCTGGATGTGTGCCGTGGGTCTGTCTGTGTAGCGTTACCTATCTACGAAGTTGACAATGTTGGgattcttcatctccttcatgaCCAGGATCTCGTTGATAATCAGCTCCTTCTTCGGCTGCTTCTGCAAGTTGATCTGTTTGATGGCCACCTGCAGAACACAACACGCTGTCAAAGTGGTACCACCTATACAGGCCCAAGCCATGTGGGTAATTACGAGGTAAATGGTTAGCTTCTGGAAATCTGCAGTCAAATTTGGAAGGTGTCCAGTTCTCAAGAGAAAAGTGATAGCCAAATTcattatttgtatgtattttgaATGGAGATATTCTTGAAAGACAAATGTAACTTTCTTTCCAAGAAAAAAATACACTATATTGAAATAGCTAACATTAAATTGATGCGActacaataatataaaaaatccGCACTAAATCTACAgttatttatttcagttattgTTAAAAAGTACTCCTTCTATTCCTTCCAACGTTCTCTTTTTTCAATACAGCTGCAACATTAAAAGGGGACACATTGTGCTCATTTCCAAGttcatattcatttttgttttagacCGTGTCTACGGCTCaaacaaaatgttcaaaaacagaACTGTGTTGCTAGGGAACAACTGGCAGATACAAAAGGGGAAGTAACCTTACCTCTTGTCCTGTGGCGACATCTATGGCTGTATAAACTGTGCCAGAGGCCCTGAAACAGCAAGAGGTGGAATAACCTTTAATAATCTCcccaacaaaaaacatcaaatccCTGCTGATTGTCAATATTCACGTTATGCTTAACTGGCACTCACCCCTGGCCGATCTTCTCATAGCGAGTGTATTTCTTCTTAGGATCTCCAATGCTGACAATAGTCCCTAAGAatcgtaaaaaataaaaaaatagctcgGTCAGCTCTACCGGAGACAAAAATAGTATGTGGCTTTGCCTTAGATGCGCCATTTCCGGTGTGGATCTGTACATACGGAGCTTCTCCATGATCTCCTCGTCGGTCATCTTGCCGCCCTTTTTCTTCTGTCTGTCAGCCGCCCTCGAGGCACCGTCTACCTCTGGCGCTGGGAGTGGGTCTATCACCGACCTGGTGTACACCTGACACAACATAAAGGGGGGCAACATTTCAGGATCACTGACTTTCTTACATTTATCGGTCTGCAAATGCAAATTGTAATTCAGCTCACTGTGAAAtaattaagtatttatttagCATACAGTGAGAAAAAAGTATTGTAGTTTCCTAAGTTTTCCTTATCTTTCTACTCACTGATTTTGTGTGTTCTGGCCGTGGCGCCACCACTGGAGGGGGTGtgtcgtcatcatcgtcatcgtcacCATCTTTGCCACCCGATTGTGAGGCCGCTGTACCCTGCTTGCCTGGCTGCAATACCAAACATAAGGAGGTTGAATGGACATTCGGACTATACGTAGAAATACATTCCATGTAATGTTGTGAACGGAAGCCGGGGGGTTATGAACCGATCTGCTCACCGACTGAGAGTCTTTATCTGAAAGAGATAAAGTGCAAGGACAGATTAGTCTGCGCCGTTACAACTTTAgacttttatttatatgttgCGCAAAAGAAAAACTCACCCGAGGCGGAAAAACTGAGGTATTTCTGTTTTCCACTGGTGGAGTCGTAAAACTTGAGGATGTCGAGAACGGCCTGAGGATTCTGTTTCTGTTCCGATTTACTAATGTTGGAGGTTTGAAGAAGACGGGCCCACTGCTCCGGCATGccctggacagacacacacacacacacacacacacacagtcaaacgcATGTAGAGATCTACCCAGAAAGAGACCGAAAGTGTTAAGGTTGCACACAGGGGAGCTCTTGTAGTCGCAGTTATCTTACAGCCCATGATAACTGAccgtgtttcccctaccattataacacggcagttccacactgacattaaaATGGCACAAATAAGTTTGTGTGGCAGAGAAGACCAGACTACCCCGTTTGGACAACTACTTGTTACCAAGCAACAACTCACGCATCAGTAGGCAGGATATTtgttaaagtgttttaaatggTAAAAACTCAATTGAATAAATCAGTTGCATTCTTCtcttgaaaaatataaaataaaataatacttacAGTGAACTCTCCAGTGACTGAATCAAAGCCCACATGGATGGTGTGTTCAAAGTCTGAGGGGGAGGAGATCTCAGGTCTGTCCTTGTCCCGGTCCTTCTTCCTGCCTCCTGCaggtaaaggtcaaaggtcaatgtcTTGGCCATCCATAGCGATGTGTGATTTTATATGTGTTTATGTCTCGTACCTTTCTCTGAGGCAAACATGGAGATAATCTTATTTCTGGGCTTTTTCTCCTCAGGCACAGACGGCAGGGGCCGAGAGTTGTGATTGGCCGACTGGGGGTCCttggctcctcctccttggCTGCTCATCCTgacagggggggcggggggcttgTCCTCACACACTCCGCTgtcacacatctacacacaggtACACCTGCACAGGCGGAATAAGATGCACAAATGACCACGCGTAAAAAGAAACGTAAAGCTATACATGACAACCCAAAATGCTACTCACAAACAGCTGTAAAAGCCTAGCCTCCATTACAGAGAAGCACATTTGAACTAACTAAACACAAACCGGTAagaaacactcacacagaccAAACTAATCCATCCATGCAGCAATGTGTGGGTCGCTGCCGAGTGTCGGAGCAAAGGGAACAGAGTGTGAACAGGAAGCGAGACTGAATGAGCAAAGTGACGTGTTGAGTCTCGTTCATGGTAACATGAATGAGGAAGGAaaagaggtagagagagagacacagagaggggcaaagagagagagagacggacagaaggacagacagaggcaaagagagatggacacagagagagagacactaaCAATGTAATGACAACTGGAGTTGAAGGGAGTGAATATCTGCCCAAAGCTGAACCGGCTGGTGTGAAACGTCAGAAATAATGAGGTCGACAACAGTCTGTGCTTAAGTGCAATCATGAAGTACTTATACTTAACTTGAATAACTTGATCCTTTGATACGTAATACTTCCACTTTTCTACATGTGAAACACAATGCACTGTTGTGTATCAAACCAGTGGtttgctcatgttttttttttgttgtaacaaTGGAATATTTTCTGTATTATGGTTCCTGATACCAGTATTTCTCCAAACAGTGACATGCTCAGTGTTATCCATTACCCTAATATGGcgcgccccacacacacacacacacacacacacacacacacacacacacacacacacacacaccaaagcaaCTGCTCCAAGCGTTGCAGAGCAAGCAGTTCAGTCGAGTGTGCTGCAGTCTGCATTCTTGTTGACGTCACAGACAGGAAAAAGGAAGCAAACACAGGTTTCCTCACATCCCCGTCCTCACTGACACGCCACATAACACGAAACCCGGAGAGCAGACGTGGCTCTGGGGCAGCAGGACGCCTTCGACACACATTGAGCTTCCTCCCGCCTCGGACACAAAACTAGTGGAATCAGGAAGAAGAAGGGAGAATGTTTTGCCCTCATCTTAAAAAGAGACCCGGCTGCGCCTTTGGCCTCCCAGACCGAACGGTGTTCCATAGCGACTTGGTGAAATGTTAGGAATCCCCCAGTGTTTGGTTGCCGCTGTGTACAGAACAAAAACGAAATACACTACGAGCATGCACGTGCATGTTTTCGTCTTCCATGCAGCATTAAGGAACTACAGCTCCACTCTCTTGTGCAACCCTGTGTTGTACAATGCTAGTTAAGGAACCTTGAATCCGTGGCGATATCTATACACAGATTCCTGTCCTTAACACATTAACCACATTAAGCTGTGTCCAATCTTCGGGACAGAAGCCCTAACTTGTCTCAAGGTTAAGTTATTACGCTCCCTGTTTTCCCCCACACAGTAGATCACGTCACCTGATCAGAAAATTCACATCCAGGTAAAAACACGACCTCATCCGCTGGTCCGAACACTGAACGGCACGTTTCTCCTGTGGCCTTTTGCGCTCAAAACGTCTTTTCAATGCCCTTGCCGCCTTCATTCGAGCAATGTGTGAGTACTCACCTGTTTGTTGCCTCTTCTGCGTCTTACAGAAGACCACGTAACCAATAAAAAAGGGTTGTTTTCCCAGCGAGAGTTTGCACCTCTTTCTCGAGTGCTCATCTATCTACTTAGCTCCACCGCTTCCCGCTACCTCTCTGCCTCTCATCTGAGGGCAAGTCGTAGCAGGCCGCTTCATTCCGCTGCCATCGCAGATGGGACAAGTGTATTCCTGTTCCGACAGGGTAAAATTAGACCCAGTCCAGCCTCAATGTGTACTTTCAAAGTCACTGAGTGTagggggtgggtgtgtgttggACTGAATATTGGATGTGGGCCAGGCTGAGGCACGTTGTCTCTCAGTAGGAATTCCACAGCTGCAGGGGTTGGGCCAGAtctactgtctctcacacacacacacacacacacacacacacacacacacacacacgcacacagccaaCAGGGACTCCATTGTCAGCACTCGAACATCCTTCAAGCGCAGCAGAAAACCTTTAACGACTATGAAGAGAACACAAAGGGGCAAATCGACAGCACCACAGGCTACatacttgtgtgtttgtataggTGCACAGACCCCAGCAGCACTTATAGGATTAACAGATTAATCAGCTAGCTTGTTCACAATCCGATCATCTTAAGGAAAGGTTTGCCATTTGGAGGGAAATTGGGCGACACATTCAGTTCAGAGTTGTATGTGACGACTGATTCTGCTCTCATGTCTTGGGGGGAGTTAgtagcaggagcaggagacattGAGAAagaagaactaaaaaaaaaaaaaaagagcaattcTGCATTCTTACAAAAGGCGCCAAACCATTTCACCCAGTTATGGTCctggcatttaaaaagattaaacAACTCATTGAATTAATTGGCGAATCAGAGCTTTTTAACATCTGACATGCACATTGATTTAAATGGGAACGCGAGCAAAAAAGTGTAATTTGTCCAACAATAGTGAAAAAATACTAAGACGTTGAATTTGTAATACACAGAAAAGTAGCCAGTTCTGGCATTTTTCACTCAAACTTAACAGATTctaaaatgtgttattgcaGCTTTCTCTCAGCTGAATAGTTGATTAACAGACTCATCGTTTCAGCTCTTTTGCTGATGCATTTTCAATCGCGGGCTGAACCGTTCCTTCACATTCCCGTCTCTGTGCTCTTATATACACGTTTCAGATTCATTCCCCCGGTCCTTGAGTGCTTGCTTTGCACGCAGACTATTTCAGTCCCCAGACGGCGTCTTGTGGCATTTCTCATCTGTTCACTATTCACAGAAGAGGGCTTTTCTGTCACCAGTCACACCTCtctgtttttcatcatttctatTCCTCATTCCGTGCTCTCTCGCTACATCGGAACACTTTCTATTCCCTGTGGCTGGTGGCCATCAAGGGAAGCCCACTTCCTCATCCTGGCACTCCCCGAGCGCCACAGGGTCACGAGCCGCCCAACCAGAACGCAGAGACGCAGCCATCGAGCTGTTTACAGGAAGTGGACAGCGGGCCTTTTGTGTTCAGCTTCTATAAAAGGAAATTGTGCGGAGGACTTCCTGGAAGGAGTGATGAagccgacacacacagacacacacgtacatactCCAACCCCTTTCATTCACTGGCACAGAAGCAGACAGGCCggctggaagaagaaaaaaaaaaaagaacacacacatttgtgtgtatACGTGCACACGGACTCCCTCTACAGTCAGCACACTGATTATGGGTCTGGCAGCGAATAAAGCGTAAACACACTGCCCAGCTGCACACCCACTCTCTAACACCTTATCCTGTTATTCAAACAGCTGCCGCAGCCCTGGGTCAACATTCCCATGACACACATCACCCACCCTGAAGGCCCAGGAAGCTGTCAGAACTTTGCAGTTGGCCGggtacaaaaacaaataaacaaataaaacttcAGCTTCAGGGCTCACAGTGAAAAGTCTGTTAGTTGTAGGGAGCGGTGCATGAATGGCTGGTTTCTGTACCCGTCTTGGCTGAGGAATCACAGTCACTGGTTTACACGCTGATGTGCAGCACTTTTCATATTTAAAGCGGTAGGAAGCATTTAGCATACTTAGAGAGTACTTAAGAGTACATTCGTTCTGCACACATTCAACtgtatgtgtgttgtgttaACTACGGGTCTGTGCCAAACAACTTGAAGTGACGGAGACTTCTGCTTTATTCAATAACCTTCCATCAAACCCACTTTAGAGCAGTGCAGAGGCCCACTCCAGGGAACTAGGCCGGACTCCACTGTCTGTTACACACGTTTTACTACTTTACTACAGCGGCACCGTTGCCACTTTGGTTTAACTTGCATGACACACATCCCACTGGTGTGAGGTTATTGATCTCGCGCCTGCTTTAACGTTAGTTCGTTTTACTTTACGGCTCCTTAACAATCATGGAAGAAACAGCCATTCGGTCTGATCGCTCTCTGTGCATAAATGAAGTTAACAGGATTTCAAAAGGTTACCAAAATAGGCGACTCGCATGTATGAACCGACTCGTCGGCTGTGTTTAGAGGACCAAATGTAACACTCACCGGTTGCTGTCAACCGCAAAGAAAGAACTCAACCGCACTCCGGccaaaacagacaaaagtcCGCCCCGTCACCGAAGATTTTCACTCCGTTAAGGCCCCAGTTCTCGCTGAGATAAAACAAATCTCGCCGAAggtgtgggaaaaaaaacaactaatatcGACTTTAATCTCACTCACTTGTTTCCCGTGTATCTCGCCAAGTACCCTCCGAGTGGCTCCTTGTTTGGCCCGGGGAGGAACTTGGAAAGGAAGCGGAACGTCGTAAAAAATCAACCGAGGAATCTGAATCTCGCAGTTGCCGTAGTGCTCAGTGGGCTAAACGCAAAGGGCGCGTAAAGTGCAGTTGGTAAAAAGTGCTAGTCGGACTGTAAAAACAGACGGACACAAAATCGGAAACCAGGTAACTCtgatttcagaataaaacgtgtttgaaaacaacacatttcaccTGCAAATAATATCTTAGAAGGGGAAACTCCGAAATAAAGAGATTTAATGGGGCCTTCTTTCTCAGCATTCCAGTCCTTATAATAATTCTCAAGGCACATGATCACATTCAAATATCGAATTCATTCTCAAAGTCAACACCGGAAGTTACACATCAACGGCTGTTGACTTGACACAAgcaaaacaatagaacaaacaTCAGCAACAGCAGCGCGACAGAAACACCACACTATTCACTCTCTAAAAGTCGACAATCGTCAAGGAGAAGATCCATAGCGTATGACCACCCAATAACTCAAACCCGCAGTTAGCAATCATTAGTATCAACTAAGCTATCGCTGATGCTACACATTCACGTTAGCCAGCCGTAGCGTGCATTGAACGTTAACGTCTTTCGGGGGACGCTTGGTTCGCTAGCTTTGCTTTTCACTTAACGTTACATTCAACGTGGAAATGCAATAAGCAGTGTGTTACTGTGAAGTGCCTCTACCTGCAGCCCATTTAACACAACTTTTCTAAATCTCCGTTTAACAAAGTCTGTCTTCCTAcgtgcagggaggagggggagatgtCGTCCCGTTGGTGGCGGTTCGGCTGGGACAGGCACAGCGAGGTGGACCTCTTCTCGGACCGCACTGACCCCGATGCGGAGACCCTCTCTCAGGCCATCAGGGCCGCAGCTTCCGAGGAGCCGGACGCCGATGGCAGCGTGCTGTTCGGCCACCTGCAGGGCACGGTGGTCGGCCTTAGATACTACACGGGGCTGGTGAGGATACCTCAGCTACTCGTCCACAGAGTAAAACTACGCAGTGCAGGAAGGTAGAGGTGGTGAAACCTCACAATCCTCCCGTCTTCCTCGCTTTACAGGTGAATCGAGGTGAAATGGTGGGTTTGGTGAGACAGCCCCAGAATCAATACGACCCCAATGCAGTGATGGTCGCCAACATTTATGGCAACCAAGTGGGTCACATCAAGCGGGAGCTGGCAGCAGCTATGGCCCACATCATGGATAACAATTTGGCTAAAGTTGAGGGGTGAGTGGATTTTGTTATTGGCATTACAGTGTCATTTCCTGCTCACATGTTGCATGTCGCAATATGATTATTCTCACCGTGTCATTATTCTTGTTTTGCTTTCTCACTCCTGTGTCAGGGTGGTACACTCGGGTACGAAAAACTCCTTCAACATGCCCTTGATGCTGTCGTTCTGGGGgcgagaggaaaacaaaaaggcagtgATGGAAAGCATGGCCCGTCGCGGATATAAGCTCAACATGGGAGGAGGCAAAGCATCAGGTACATCAAGCACACTCAACCATCCCATCTCACTCCTAGCGGATGTCTCCACATCCATCCACAACTAAGCTAAAGGTTTCAGGGTTTATTTCATCCACTTAcgccttttattatttgtgtggtTTTAGGTTCAAATCCAAATAGTCAAGGTGCTTGTGCATTGCCATCTAAAAAAGGCTTGACCATCCCACTAACTGCAGCGGAGGTAATCTACTTGACTTTAGTAAATTATATATAAACTTGTCTGAAACAAACACTTAGTTCATTATCAGATAATTGCAATCACTGTTTGCAATTATTTCTAATCATTGTGAAAtcgattttctttctttcagctgaAGAATGCATTTGACAACCTCTTTGATGACTTGATGGAgagtgaagatggagagaagcaAGCTTCTGAGGTGCATATTTATCCTGTTCATCCATCTTTATTTTATGTGCAAGTATTCCGATTATGGTCAGAGTTTAGTCTAACATCTTATTACCATCATGACAAAGATGTCAAAGTGtcattgttattattctttatACGTTTTTAATTTTACTCTAATATTGAACACATTGTTGGTAACCTGGTCTGAGATATGTCAGCAATCTGAGCATCCCTCAGACCTCAATGTATCCCTGAATGTACCTCCTCTTTCTTGCTGCAGTTTATGGAGAAAAACTAATGCTCACCTTCGAGATGCCTCCCTCCTGCACCCAGAAATAGTTTTTGTCTGTGTCTTAGTGCAGCTTTATGGTGAAGATGCGGC
Protein-coding sequences here:
- the LOC119227328 gene encoding serine/threonine-protein kinase PAK 2-like encodes the protein MCDSGVCEDKPPAPPVRMSSQGGGAKDPQSANHNSRPLPSVPEEKKPRNKIISMFASEKGGRKKDRDKDRPEISSPSDFEHTIHVGFDSVTGEFTGMPEQWARLLQTSNISKSEQKQNPQAVLDILKFYDSTSGKQKYLSFSASDKDSQSPGKQGTAASQSGGKDGDDDDDDDTPPPVVAPRPEHTKSVYTRSVIDPLPAPEVDGASRAADRQKKKGGKMTDEEIMEKLRTIVSIGDPKKKYTRYEKIGQGASGTVYTAIDVATGQEVAIKQINLQKQPKKELIINEILVMKEMKNPNIVNFVDSFLVGDELFVVMEYLAGGSLTDVVTETCMDEAQIAAVCREVLQALEFLHANQVIHRDIKSDNVLLGMDGSVKLTDFGFCAQITPEQSKRSTMVGTPYWMAPEVVTRKAYGPKVDIWSLGIMAIEMVEGEPPYLNENPLRALYLIATNGTPELQSPEKLSPVFRSFLSRCLEMDVEKRGSGRELLQHPFLKLAKPLSSLTPLILAAKEAMRSNR